In Alkalihalobacterium alkalinitrilicum, a genomic segment contains:
- a CDS encoding tyrosine-type recombinase/integrase, with protein MRRNNQLSINEIDFIMDNVTKEEIDFEEALKLFLEDCEIRNLRAHTTKYYKNELSAFYKILREQEIDPAPHKIRNEHIKRNVILYLKDIKGLKIVSINTKLRAIRSFFNFLHREKHITNNPVENIKLLKDRKSAMPTFSKEQLSDLFKQPDLRTFTGIRDYTIMSLLLETGVRANECVGISLGDVNYNECTVLIRNAKGYKERLVPIQSTMKNLLKKYIAIRGTVKTDALFVTIDGTPLTKRQLQNRVTYYGNKAKIKDVRCSCHTFRHTFAKLSVKGGADIFTLQSILGHTSMEMVRTYVNLFSDDVMEKHKEFSPLKNLKSRL; from the coding sequence ATGAGAAGAAATAATCAATTATCAATTAATGAGATTGACTTTATTATGGACAATGTGACAAAGGAAGAAATAGACTTTGAAGAAGCATTAAAATTATTCCTTGAGGATTGTGAAATTAGGAATTTAAGGGCACATACAACCAAGTATTACAAGAATGAATTGAGTGCCTTTTATAAAATTTTAAGGGAACAGGAGATTGACCCTGCCCCACACAAGATTAGAAATGAACATATTAAAAGAAATGTTATTCTTTATTTAAAGGATATAAAAGGTCTAAAGATTGTTTCAATTAATACTAAGCTAAGAGCAATAAGAAGTTTCTTTAATTTTCTTCATAGGGAAAAGCATATTACTAACAATCCTGTTGAAAACATTAAATTATTGAAAGATAGGAAAAGTGCTATGCCTACTTTCTCAAAAGAACAACTATCTGACTTGTTTAAGCAACCTGATTTAAGAACATTCACAGGTATTAGGGATTACACAATTATGTCACTGTTACTTGAAACAGGTGTAAGGGCAAATGAGTGTGTAGGCATTTCATTAGGTGATGTAAACTATAATGAATGTACAGTATTAATTAGAAATGCTAAAGGATATAAAGAAAGACTTGTGCCTATTCAATCCACCATGAAAAATCTTTTAAAGAAATACATTGCAATTAGGGGCACTGTTAAAACAGATGCCTTGTTTGTAACAATAGATGGAACACCATTAACCAAAAGACAATTACAAAACAGAGTAACTTACTATGGTAATAAAGCCAAGATAAAAGATGTAAGATGTTCTTGTCACACTTTTAGACATACCTTTGCAAAGCTATCAGTTAAGGGTGGGGCAGATATATTTACTTTACAAAGTATTCTAGGTCATACAAGCATGGAAATGGTAAGAACTTATGTGAATTTGTTTAGTGATGATGTGATGGAGAAGCATAAAGAATTTTCACCATTAAAAAATTTAAAGAGCAGACTTTAA